One window of Candidatus Desulfatibia profunda genomic DNA carries:
- the purE gene encoding 5-(carboxyamino)imidazole ribonucleotide mutase: MGSDSDLKIMQATATVLEQFQIPFEMTVASAHRSPQRAAEFASSARARGIKVIVAGAGHAAHLAGTMAAYTSLPVIGVPIDSSCLQGLDALLSTVQMPPGVPVATVSIGKPGAHNAGILAAQILALSDPKLANRLEVFKKEIAEDVAQKAQQLTINQ; the protein is encoded by the coding sequence AGTTTTGGAACAGTTTCAAATTCCTTTTGAAATGACGGTCGCATCAGCACACAGGAGTCCCCAACGGGCCGCTGAATTCGCATCTTCAGCCCGTGCGCGCGGAATAAAGGTTATCGTGGCCGGTGCCGGGCATGCCGCGCACCTGGCAGGAACCATGGCGGCATATACATCGCTCCCGGTCATCGGAGTACCTATCGATTCTTCCTGCCTCCAGGGACTCGATGCACTCCTTTCCACGGTTCAGATGCCTCCGGGTGTTCCGGTCGCCACCGTGTCCATCGGCAAACCCGGCGCACACAACGCAGGTATTCTGGCAGCCCAGATTCTCGCCCTTTCAGATCCAAAACTCGCCAACCGGCTGGAAGTATTTAAAAAGGAGATTGCAGAAGACGTTGCACAAAAAGCACAACAGCTCACAATCAATCAATAA